The Thermoanaerobaculales bacterium sequence GTCGAGCTCACCGTCACGGCGCCGGCGGCGCTGACCGCCGCCTCCAACGGCCTCGAGGTCGATCGCTACGACAACGGCGACGGCACCGCCACCACGACCTGGTCCTCGCAGTACCCGGTCGCGACCTACCTGGTGGTGATGGACATCTCGAGCTACGCCTACCGCGAGTGGACGTACCACGCCCAGGACGGCTCGACGATGCCGGTGGTGGCGTACATCTACCCCGACCGGGCGGCCGCCGGCGAGGCCGACCTCGCGATCACCCCGGAGCTGATCCGGGTCCTCGCCACCCGCTTCGGCGAGTACCCGTTCGTCGAGGAGAAGTACGGCAATCTCACCGCGGCCTTCGGCGGCGGCATGGAGCACCAGACCCTGACCACGATCGGCGACTTCTTCGGCGACCCGTGGATGGAGTGGCTGAACGTCCACGAGCTCGCGCACTCGTGGTGGGGCGACTGGCTGACCTGCGCCGACTGGCGCGAGCTGTGGCTCAACGAGAGCCTGGCCACCTACGGCGAGTTCGTGTGGGCCGACGAGACGTACGGCGAGGCCTTCCTCGACCAGTACCGGAGCGAGGCCGACTGGGCGCTCTTCTACGCCGGCGCGCTCTACGACAACCCGGTGGCCTTCTCGCGGACCGTCTATGACGGCGGCGCGATGGTCCTCCACATGCTGCGCTACGTGACCGGCGACGACGCCTTCTTCGCCGGCCTCGCCGGCTACCGGCAGGCGTTCGCCGGCGGCGCCGCCACCACCGAGGGCTTCAAGGCGGCGATGGAGACCGCCTGGGGCAACGACCTCGACTGGTTCTTCGAGCAGTGGGTGTACGGCGCCAACCGGCCCCGCTTCCAGTACCAGTGGCAGGCCGCGTCCGGGCCGGCGGTCCGCCTGACCGTCACCCAGGAGCACTCGAACGCCCCCTACTTCCGGACCCCGATGGACGTCCGCGTCGAGACCGTTGCCGGCACCGAGGACCACCGGATCTGGCTCGATGCCGCCGCCGAGCAGACCGTCGAGGTGCCGGTCACGGCCGCCCCGACCGGCGTCGTGCTCGATCCGGGCCGGCGCATCCTGAGCTACCTCTCGCCGGCCGCCGAGCCCGACATCGACCTCGGCCCCGACTTCCCCGACCTCGACGCCGGCCTGATCCTGCGCGGCGAGACCGCGTCGATCGTCGTCCCGATCACCAACACCGGCGGCTCCGAGCTCATCATCTCGGCGATCGACTCGACGAGCGGCGCGTTCCGCATCGCTGCCCCGGATCAGCTGCCGGTCGCGCTCGGCGCCGGTGAGGCGATCAACCTCGTCATCGACTTCAGCACGTCGTCGACCGGAGACCAATCCGGCTATGTCCTGGTTGCCAGCAACGACCCGTCCTACCCCGACGGCGTGGCCTACCTGCCGGTGGCCGGGAGCGTCGCGCGCTTCGCCGACCCAACCCTCCAGGCCCCGGCCGCCGCCAGCCTCGGCAGCGTGCCGATCGGCGGCAGCGGCGAGGCCTCGATCAACGTCTTCAACTTCGGCGGCGCCCCGCTCACCCTCCTGGGGTCGATCTCGGGCGACGGGTTCCGCCTCGCCAGCGCCATCCCCGCCGCGATCGAGCCGGCGGGGTCGGCCACGCTCTTCATCCGCTTCCAGCCCGGCCAGGTCGGCCCTCACGCCGGCGCGCTGGTCCTCGCGACCAACGACCCTGCCCGCCCCGAGCACGTGGTGTCGCTGTCCGGCACCGGCATCGGCGCACCGCGGCTCGAGATCACGCCGTCGACAATCGACCTCGGCGTCGTCTCAGTCGACGGCGCCGCGACGGCGACGATCGCCAACACCGGCACCGACGACCTGGTGATGACCGCGATCGCCGCCGATGCCCCGTTCACCGTGCCCGAGTTCCTGATCTTCCCGGTGGTGCTCGGGCCGGGGCAGTCCCTCCCGCTCGAGGTCGGCCTCGCCGGGGCGGCGCCGGGCCCCGTCCGCGGCCTGCTGGCGATCGCCTCCAACGACCCGTCGGTTCCCCGCGCCGTGGTTCCGCTCAGCGCCTGGGTGGCTGGCGATCCCGGCGAGCTCGAGGCGTGGGCCTTCCCAGCCGCCGCCAGCACAACCGGGCTCGGGGACGCGCAGTGGCGCTCGCGGGCGTTCCTGGTCAATCCGAACGACGGCGACATCGTCGTCGACCTCAGATTCCGTCCCGGCGACCCTGGCCCCGACTCCCCCGCCGACCTGACCCTGGCGCTGCCCGCCGGGCAGCAGCGCACGCTCGAGGACCTGGTCGCCGGGCTCGGCCACACCGGCGCCGGCGGCATCGTGCTCAACGCCTCGCAGCCGGGCCTGGTCGCGGTGTCGCGGACCTACGCCGACGGCGACGACGGCACCTACGGCCAGTTCATCCCGGCCCTCGGCCGTGAGCAGGAGCTCGCGGGATCGGCGACGTACGTGATCGGCGGTCTCGCCGCCAACGGCGGCTTCCACACCAACCTCGGCGTCCTCAACCTGGGCCCCTACCCGCTCTCGGTGGAAGCGACCCTCTTCGCTCCCGACGGCAGCGAGCTCGCGCGGCGGACCCTCAATGCCCAGCCGTATGGGTACCGTCAGCTCACCGACGTCTTCCAGGGCGTCACCGCCACGCCGCTGCGGGGGGCCTTCGTCGAGATCACCGCTGCCAACCCGGCGGCGCGCTACCTCGCCTTCGCGTCGGTGGTCGACGACGGCTCTCACGATCCGACCCTCATCCTGCCGGTCGCGGTCGAATTCGGCGTCGCAGCCCCGGTGAACTTCGGCATACCGGTCGTCGCCTCCAACCCTGGCGCCCACGGCACCATGTGGCGCTCCGATGTTTCGGTCGTCTCGCGAGCCGAACAGGCCGTCCAGATCGAAGCGAACTTCGTTCCGGCAGAACCCGGGAGCGAGATCATCGTGCGGGATCTCCAGGTGCCGGCGCGCTCCGCGCTCGAGCTCGCGGACATCGTCCGCACGACGTTCGAGACCACCGGCTCCGGGTGGATCGAGCTTGTCTCTTCCGCGCCGGGCGTCGCCGTCTTCAGCCGCACCTACAACGACGACCCGTCTGGCACCTACGGCCAGTCCGTGCCGACCTTGATTCCCGACGACGAGATCCTCCTGGGCGGCGACGTCGCCGTGCTCGCCGGCCTGAGCTCGGCCGACGGCTTCCGCACCAACCTCGGCATCACCTCGTTCTCACCGTTCGACATCACCGTCACGGTGCGCGCCTTCCGCGACGACGGCGAGCTCATCGGCGAGCTCGACGTGGTCGTGCCGAGGTCCCGCTTCGTCCAGGTCGAGCGGCTGCTCTCCGAAGCGTTCGGCTTCACCGGCACCGCCTGGGCCACCCTGACCTGCGACGGCTCCGGGGTGATGTACGTGGCCCACGCCTCGGTGATCGACGGCGCGAGCGGCGATCCCATCTACATCCCGGCGGTCGTCCGCGAGGTCGCTGCGGGAGGGCCATGACGCCCGTATAATCGATAGCGATGCCAGGCAGCGGCGCCATCCAGGTCCTGGTCACCAGGGTCGACGATGCGACTCTCCAAAGGGTCGCCGAGACCCTGCGTCAGATCCGGGTCGACCTCCACCGCGTGCGCTGGGACCAGACGACCCTGGACCTCGTCCAGGGGACCCCGTTCGACGTCGTGATCATCGGCTACCCGGTCTCCCGTGAGGCGCTCAACCGCTTCCTCGACGCCGCCCGGACCAAGGGCGCGGCCTGCCGCCGCGCGGGCCTCGTCCTGATCACCGAGAGCGTGCACTCGGAGGCCGCCCAGGCCCTGATCGGCAGGGGCGCCAACCGGGTGGTGACGGCCGAGGAGCTGGAGAACCGCCTGGTCACCGCCGTCGAGGATCTCGCCAGCCCGGCGCCGCGGCTGCCGGTGCGCATCCCGGCCCGGGTCCAGCTCTTCGCCGACGGTCGTCCGCTGCGGTTGATGGCGCAGGTCGACGACGTCTCGGCCTCCGGCATGCTGGTGCGCGGGGTGACGCAGTTCCCGGTGGGGACCGTCTTCGGCTTCGAGGTGGTAGTCCCGGGCGAGGCCAAGCCGATCCGGGGCACCGCCGAGATCATGCGCCTGACCGACCCGAGGCGCGAGGCGGTCCGCGGGGTCGGCGTCCGGTTCGTCTCCTTCGAGGGCTCCGACCGGCTGCGCCTGGAGATGTTCATCGACCGCAGCCTGCCGCAGCGCGCGAGGGCCGGCGCCGACTGAGCCGCGGGCGTCGCTCAGCTCGCGGCGCGGCGCTGAGGGGGCGTCGTGTCACGCTCGATCACCCAGGCGTTGTCGCCGTCGCCCGGGCAGTGCCGCGAGCGGGTCGCCCGGACGCGGGAGTAGCCGGCCGGGACCGGCGAGCTCGCGGCCACCACCTCACGGGCCGCCGGGCGCTTGATGATCCAGACGTTGGCCCCCGTCCCCGGGCAGGCCGGGCTGTGTGCGTGACCGACCACCACCCAGCCTTCGGGCACGCTGCGCCCCTTGCAGATCAGCCGGTTGCGCCGCGCCGGCGCGGCCACCGCCGCCCGGCCCGCGCGCTCGCGCCACATCCGCTCCAGCTCGTCGACCAGGTCGATGTCGGCGCGGATGCCGTTGACCCGGTTGATCTGGACGATGGTCGTGGGCGACGTGAAGTTGACCTCGGTCAGGTGGTCGCCGATGAAGTCGAGGCCCAGCAGCTGGAGGCCCATCGGGTTGAGGTCCGCCGCCACCACGCGGCAGGCCTCGAGCTGGCGCGGGCTCGGCTCGAGCCGGGCCGCCGATGCGCCCTGGTGGAGGTTGGCGAGCCGTGACCCTGGCGCCGGGACCCTCAGCACCGACCCCAGCACGCGGTCGTTGATGGTCAGGATCCGGAGGTCGCCGCTGTCCTCGATCGCCGCGAGGTAGGGCTGGACGATGACCTCGGGGCCCCACCGCTCCCAGATCCCGTGCAGCTCCTGCTCGGGCGCGGCGTTGGGCACGAAGGTGACGCCGATGCCGCTGCACGTGCTCTTCGGCTTGATGACGGCCTCGCCGGGCTGGCGCCGGATTGCTGCCACGAGTTCCGCGAAACTCCCGCAGACAAGAGTCGGCGCGGCGAACTCCGGGTACCGCAGGATGACGGTGTGCTCCGACAGGTCGTAGGTCGCGGGTGGCCGGTTGATCTGCACGACGCTCTCGGGCGCCGCCTCGAAGTGCCGCGCGTGCTCGATGAAGGTGCGGTCCACTGGCGGGTCCTTGCGCTGGAGGACCACCCGGTACTCTCCCACCGCAGCCGTCCGGAACGGGCCCAGCTCCCAGAACGGAGCCCGACCGGCATCCGAGGACAGGATCTCGCGGACCGGCAGCGCCGCCAGGTAGCGGTCGCTCGGCTGGCTGGCATCGCTGGCCAGCAGGTCGAGATAGTCGACCGCGATGCCGCGTGCGATCAGCTCGCGGCTGATGCACACCCCGAGATCGAACTCGGGGTCGAGCGTCTCGACCGGATCGGCGACGATGAGATAGCGACCTGCCACGTCCCTCACCCGCTGGGGAGAACAGGCGGTCCGGTCGGCCCATTTCGGCCGCCGCGGACCGCTCAGCCCAGGTCCAGCGTCAGCTGGCCGAGCGACGCCAGCGTCGCGCCCTCGAGGCGCAGCAGCGCCGCCTTCACCGCGAGACCGCCACCGTACCCCACCAGCGCGCCATCCGCCCCGACCACCCGGTGGCAGGGGATGACGATCGGGATCGGGTTGGTCGCGTTGGCGAGCCCGACCGCCCGCGCCACGGCCCCGCCCCCGAGCCGGCCGGCGACCTCGCCGTAGCTGCGCGTCTCGCCGTAGGGGATCGCCGCGACCTCCCGCCACACCCGCTGCTGGAAGTCGGAGCCATCGGGCGCGAGCTGGAGCTCGAATCGCCTCCGCTGCCGGCCGAAGTACTCGAGGAGCTGGCCCGACACCTCGGCGCAGCGGCCCGGGTCACGCCCGGCCGCGCCGCGGCTCTCCCCGAACCGCACCTGCACCAGACGGCCGTCCCCGTCCACCACCACCGTGAGCGGGCCGACCGGGGTGGCGACGATGTCCCACGCCTGGTTCACCACGGGACCTCCCCCGACCCCTCCGCGCGGCGCGGGTCCGGATCCTCGGTGCAGATCTCGATCTTCTCGATCCGCCCGTCCGCTGCCAGCGTCACCAGGAACACGGCCGCCCGCTCGACCTCGCCCTGGGACGAGATCACGCATTCCCGGCGGCCGCCGGCCGCGGTCCGAACCCAGCCCAGCTCGGCCCGGATCCGCGCCGCCTCCCCGGCCTCCTCGATCCGGCCCGCCTTGCGCTCCAGGTGATCCAGCACCGCCCGCCGGCCGGTCAGGCACAGCTCGGTCTCGATCGACTCGTAGCGGACCTCGTCGGCGAGCCACGGCGCGACCACCGACGGATCGAGACGGTTCCAGCTCCGCGCCAGCGCTTCGAGCGCCGGCGCGAATCGTCTCCGCCCGCCGGGGACGCGGTCAGTCATGCGTCCATTCTCGCTCGGCCCGGCGCGGGAAGCGACACGCCACGACCGGGAAGCTGCCGCCCGTGCGGCCGAGCCTCAGCTCCCGCACATCGCCAGGGCGAGCGGCCGCACCAGCCCGTGGTTGAGGTTCAGCTGATTGAAGGCCACGACCCGCCGGCAGGCCGCCTGCGCTCCCTCCGCGTCGCCGGCCTCGGCGAGCACCCGCGCGACCGCGAAGAGAACCAGGGGGTTCTGCTGGTTGGCCTGCCCCAGCTCAGCCGCCGCGCCGGCCCAGTCGGCGCTCGCCGCGGCGATCAGGCCGTCGAGCTCGTGCGACTGCCACTCCTCGAACGGCACCTTGCTGACCGCGACCTCGTCGCGGTACTGCTGCGAGAGCCGGCGCGCCTGCTCGAGCTCGCCGCGCGCCACCGCCACTCGGCCGAGGTCGTGGAGCAAGTTGCGCTGCGCCGCCTGCTTGACCTCGGCGGTGGCATCGGACCGCTGCGCCAGGTCGACCCCGTCGCGAAACGCCCGCTCGGCGTCGTCGAGGCGGCCGGCCGCGAGCAGGATCTCGGCCTCGTAATTGCGATCGCCGGCGATCGCTCCGAGGTCGGATGTGGCGGCCGCGACCTCCGTGGCGCGCCGGATCTCGGCCAGCGCTTGCTCCTCGTCGCCCTCGTGGAGCCAGGAGGCGGCGGACCAGAGGTGCGCGAGCCGCCGCTGCGCGTCGTTCTGCGCCACCTCCTCGAGCCTCAGCAGCTCCGCCCGCGCAGCCGGCGCCTCGCCCTTGAAGATCAGGTCGTTGGCGATCCCGACGTAGGCGTTGACGAAGCCCGGATCGACCTCGAGCGCCCGCCGGTAGGCGGCGATCGACTCGTCGAAGCGGCCGACCTTCATCAGCAGCTCGGCGTACGAGTCGTGCGGGTTGGGCTCGTCCGGGATCAGCTCGGTGTACCTCCGGAACGCCGCCTCGGCGGCCTCGAGGTCGCCGAGGAAACGGCGGGCGTAGCCGAGCAGGTTGTAGGCGGGCGAGAACTCGGGGTCGATCGCGATCGCGCGCTCGAGGTGGGAGGCGGCCGCGCCGTAGTCCTGGCGGGTGAAGAAGTGGAAGTTCGCGAGCTGCTGCTGGACCCGCTGGTCGTTCGGGAAGCTCCTCTGGAGGCTCTCGAGCAGCTCGCGCTGGCGGTCCGGCTGGGCGTTCACCCCGGCCATGAACGCCTCGATCGTCAGCCGCTCGCCCTCGCTGGCCGTGGCGGCGAGCTGTTGGGCGCGCGCGGCCGCGGCAAAGAAGTCCTGGTTGGTCGCAGCGGTGGTGGCGAGGCCGAGCTGGGCGAGGGCGAACGACGGATCCGCCGCCGCCGCCTTCTCGAACTCGGCGCGGGCGTCCGCGCCGCGCAGCCGCTCCTGCAGGCCCCGGCCGGCCAGGTACGCCTCGAGTGCCTGCTCGGACCCGGTCGTGATCGGCACAACGGCAACCGGCGCGGCGGTTTCCGTCGCCGGCGGCTGGCCGCGACCGCACCCCCAGCCGGCGGCGACCACGATCGCCAGCCCGGCCGCCAAACGAGCCTTCAGATGCAGCATGGCGCCCTCCCTTGGCGGTGCCTCACGACGATTGCCCGGGGCCGGCGGCCGGCCCATCCGCGGCTCCCGCTGCGTGCCACCGTCCCCGAGACATACGCGCGCTCGAGGCCGCGGTTTTGCGGCTCCAACGGCATCGTCCGCGGACGGACCGGCTCGCCGCCGCGGCCAGCCGCGTCACGGCGAAACCCCCGCCACCGGCAGCCGTACAGTCGACAGACAGTGGCAGAATCGGGGAGCACTGCAATGCGTCGCCCAGTTGCCCTCGCGCTCGTGCTCACTCTGGCTTGGGTGGCCACTCCGTCGCCCTCGTCCGCCCAGGGTGAAGCCAGCCCGCCGGCCGCGCGGCAACGCGGCCGCGAGGTCGCGGCGGTTGCCGCCGTCGACGGCACGCTGCTGACCAGGCGCCCCGCCGGCCGGCGTCGTCTCGAAGGCGATCCCTACGCGCTGCTCTCGAGCGGCCGGCTGCTCGGGCTGCTCGAGGAGCTGACCGCGATCCGTCCCCACCGTGGCTGGCGCCACTCCACGACCCCGGGTGAGGCCGAGGCCCTCGACTGGATCGAGGCCGGCCTCCGGGAGCTCCCCTTCCTCGCCTCGCTCGGCCTCCACAGCGAGCGCCACGGCTTCCGCACCTTCACCGGCGTCGAGTTCCGGGAGACGACCGTGACCCTGCGCCGGAACGGGGTTTCGTTCACGGCCCCCGCCGACAGCTGCCCCGGCCACCGCGACATCATCGAGAACGCCCTCCGCTTCGACTCCGACGGCATCCTCAACGACCGCCGTCCCGACCCCCAGCTGGTCCAGGGGCCGCCGCTGACTGTCCGCAGCGCCTCCCAGATCGACGCCATGACCCCGGCACAGGCGTCGGGGCGCGTAGTGCTCCTCGACTACGCGGTCGTCGACCGCTGCCTCATGAGCACCAGCCTGGCGGTGGCGCGAGCCCGGGCCCTGCTCGACAACCGGCCCGCGGCGATCGTGATGGTCACCAGCTTCTCCAACCTGCCCGGCGAGAGCCACGGCACCTTCGCGGGCGACGTCAACGCCTTCACCTCGATTGCCGTTCACCCCGAGGTGCCGGTGGTCGGGCTTCGCCTGGAGGACCTCGAGGGCTTCGGCATCCACGGCTGGAGCGGCCTCGCCGCCGTCGACCGGGTGACCGTGAGCTGCGACGTCGACCTGTTCGCGCCCGGCGAGTCGAGCTACCTCCTCGCCCGGATCCCGGGCCGCGACGCCTCGCGGACGGTGATCCTCGGCGCCCACGTCGACTCCCCCAACACGCCCGGCGCCTTCGACAACGGCAGCGGCGCGGTCGCCCTGCTCGAGGTCGCGCGCCTGATCGACGAGTCTCGCGTCGTGCCGCCGGTGGACCTCCACCTGGTCTGGTTCGGCAGCCACGAGCGCGGGCTCTACGGTTCCTTCAACTTCACGGCCCGCCACGGCGAGCTGCTCGACCGCACCATGGCCATGCTGCAGATGGACTGCCTCGGCCATCCCCTCGACGGCATCGACAACGACATCTGGCTCGAAACCTGGTCCTCCCAGGTCTTCGGGAACGACCTCCTGCTGTGGCCCGGTTACCTGGCCGGGCTCGCCGCGGACCACGGCATCACCACCCGGCTCGCCGACTTCCACGAGCTGGTCTCCGACAACTCGAGCTTCGCCGGCTACGGCGTTCCCAACGCCAACATGGTGTTCATGAACCCCTACCAGCCCTACGAGGTTCACTACGCCAACCACTTCCACGACCCCTACGACTCGATCGAGCTGGCGGACCTCGAGGACGAAACCTACGTCGACATGGCCACCATCATGGTCGCCGCCGCGCTCGCCACCGGGGCCGATGACCCGGACCTGCGGTCGGTCCCCGTCCCGGACCGCCGCGCCCTGTTCGTCGGCAGCCACACCGAGGGCGTCCACATGTCGCCCGCCGGCCTGGTCGGGATCGGGATGGCGCTCGCCTGGGAGGGATTCGACGTCGACATGATCCCCTACGGCCAGCCGGTCACCCCGGACGACCTCGCCGGCGCCGACCTGGTGGTGGCGCTGCCGGTGCACGATTACCCGACCCCGGGTTACGACGTCTCGGCCTACGACGAGGCGTGGAGCGCGGCCGAGCTCGACGCGCTGTCGGGCTACGTCCTCGACGGAGGCCTGCTGGTCTTGACCAACACCGACCGCCGCCTCAAGTACCTGAACATGGCCTACGACGCCAACGAGGACTGGCCCGATGTCAACGCTCTCGCCGAGCGCTTCGGCGTGCACTACCTGTCCGGCGTGCTCGCGTCGGCGACGGCGACGGTCACCGGCAGCCACCCGCTGACCCGGGGGCTGATGTCGATCCGGATGATCGAGGGCAACGGCCACCGGTTCAGCCTCGAGGCCGGGGAGGTGCTCGCCGTGGTCGGCGCCTCCCCTGCCGCGGCGCTCGTCCCCCACGGCGCCGGGGAGGTGCTGGTGCTCGCCGATCTCGGCATGCTCGGAGCGAGCGAGGAGCCCCCGGCCAACCGTCGCTTCTGGACCAATCTCGGCGAGTACGCGCGGTGAGCGCGCCCGCTCGCGGGCATCGTCCACCGCCCCGCGCCGCCGGGCCGCGACCGCGCCATCCCGGCCCGGGTTGTCGAAAGGCGGTTCGGACGCTATCGTGGTACCCGAGTGTCCGGTGATGGTGATCGGTGCTGATCAGCGGACCATGGAGGGATGACATGCCGACCTACGTGTTTCGCTGCTCGAACTGCCGCAAGGTGTTCGAGAAGACCATGACGGTGGCCCAGCGCGAGCACGCCCGACCTGTCTGCCCGAAGTGCAAGGGCCGCAAGGTCGAGCCGGTGCTGTCCGGGTTCTTCGCCAAGACCTCGCGGAAGAGCTAGTGACCTACAACTTCGACCCCGATCGCTGGCTCGCCTGCCAGCTCGAGGCGGTCGCCGAGCGTCGCCGCCGGGGTGAGCTCGACGACGGCGCCTGCAAGCGCGAGCGCGAGGCGATAGAGCTGCGCTACGAGCGGATGGTCGACCGGCTCGATGGCACCTACCGGCTGCCCGCCGGCGGAGCGCCGGCGGACCGGCCGGATGCCGTCGACGACAAGGCCTGCGGCCGCTGACCGGAGAGCGCGATGCGGCGGCGAAACGTCTGTCGGGCCGTGGCCGTGGCGTGGGTGATCGCGGCCCTCGCGTCCTTTCCCGCCGCCGGCTCGACCTTCGGCGTCAACGCCCACATCCCGTCGCAGCCGATCCAGGACGAGATCGTCAACGCCGGCATCGGCTGGGTCCGGATCGACGTCGTCTGGGGCCTGATCGAGGTTCACCGCGACACCTTCGATTGGACGCGGTACGACGCCCTCTTCGACGCCCTCGAGGCGCGGGGTCTGAGGATCTTCGCGACCCTCCAAGGCACCCCGCAGTGGGCGACCTCGGGCAGCGAGTTCAGCGGCGTGCCCGACGAGGCGGCCGACTGGCAGGAGTTCTGCTACATCGTCGCCTCCCGATACCGCGGCCGGGTTGACGCCTGGGGCTTCTGGAACGAGCCCAACCTCCGTCGGTTCTGGCAGGGCGGCCGCACACGGTACATCGACGAGATCCTCTTGCCCGGCATCGCCGCCGTCACGACCGCCGACCCCGGCGCCCTGGTGGTCGCTCCCGACCTCGCCCACCTGTCGAGCGGCGACTGGGACGACTGGCTCGCCCGGGTCCTCGGCGATGCCGGCCACCTGCTCGACGTGGTCTCGCACCACGTCTATCCCTCCAACGGGACAGTCGGCGACGTCACCGACAAGCTGGCTGAGGATGCTTCCTACCCATGGGAGCCCCCCTCGGTGCGCGCCGTGCTCGACGGCGGCGGTTGGGGCGACCGCCCCTTCTGGCTCACCGAGACCGGCGTCGAGAGCGACGCCTACGGCCAGACCGGCCAGGCCAACTTCTACCACGGCCTCCTCGAGGTGTGGTTCGGCGGCACGCTCGGCCACGACTGGATCGACCGGGTCTTCTTCTACGAGATGGCCGACCCCGGCGACGATCCGACGCTGTCCTGGGGAATCCTCCAGCAACCGCCAGGCCTCGAGCGCAAGCTCGCGTACCTCGCCTATCAGAGCTTCACCGCGAGCGCGTTGGTTGACGACGCCGAGATCATGGCCGACGGCCTGCCGCCGTTCACCGGATCGATGGCCGTCATCGAGCCTGCCTTCTCGGTCCGCAACACCGGCACAACCGCGTGGACCGCAGCCGACGGCTACCGCCTCACCCTGCGGGTCGACGACGTCGGCTGGCTGGTCGAGGCCGAACCGCTCCCCGACGGCGCGGTCGTCGCGCCGGGTGACACCGTGGTCATCCACGGCTGGCTGAGGTCGAGGCCGGTCTCCCCGAGCCTGCCGCCGCGGCTGGTCGCGATCGAGGCGCGCATGGAGCGGGCCGGCGACGGCCCCTTCGGAAGTGGCGCCCGCGAACTCACGGTGCTGGTCGCCCGCGAGCCCCCGCAGCTCACCAGGCAGCCCGCCGCGGTGGTCGCCCCGTTCAACGGCACCGCCTCGTTCTCGGTCGAGGCCACCTCCCCGACGGCCGTCGCCTACCAGTGGCGGCGCAATACCGCGCCGATCGTCGACGACCATCGCCATGCCGGCGCCACGACCCCGGTCCTGTCGCTGTCCGGGATCGGCTTCGACTCGGTCGGCGACTACGACTGCGTGGTCACCAACGCTGCCGGCCCGGTCGCCTCGCTGCCGGCGGCGCTGACGCTGGCAGGCGCGCCGCTCCGCCACGCCCGCGAGCGCCTCGAGAGCGAGCGCCCCGCCCTGCTGAGGCGCTGGCTCGAGTTCCGGCGTCCTCGACCGCAGCCCAGCTTGGAGGCGTTGCCGCCGGATCGGCGCCGGCCGGAGCGCGAGCCCGCCGGCGGCCGCTGACACGAAGCGGCGGGCCCTGCCCGCCGACCCGCGGTCCGGTCTACACTGGGCGGCACCCGGGCGCCGCGCCGGGGGGCCCGGGCGCGGCCGCCGCGGCAAAGGAGACCGACATGCGATCGATCGCGCGTTTGCTGCTGATGCTGGCGCTGCTCGCAGGGCCGGCGCTCGCGCTCGAGGTCGAGTGCGAGACCTACGCCCTCCCCAACGGCCTGACCGTGATCCTCCACGAGGACCACACCCTGCCCCAGGTGGTGATCCACACCAGGTTCGCGGTCGGCTCGAAGGACGATCCGGCGGACCGCAGCGGCTTCGCGCAC is a genomic window containing:
- a CDS encoding choice-of-anchor D domain-containing protein, producing MRLHVTAVLAALLVAPAALAQIDVPAPGVALPAAAARHADEISAKRARFERALDLGTATPKGWAPIPEPSTIDVTHYDLDLAVDIGRRLLSGTARIEVAAARDALRAIALDADLGLRVISVVLLADGRHPADSPRSLPFTHADDRLTAWLPGPLDAGDTVTLLISYGGRASRFGDGVNWYSHMGSPEIFTFAEPFGARVWFPCNDRPDDKATVELTVTAPAALTAASNGLEVDRYDNGDGTATTTWSSQYPVATYLVVMDISSYAYREWTYHAQDGSTMPVVAYIYPDRAAAGEADLAITPELIRVLATRFGEYPFVEEKYGNLTAAFGGGMEHQTLTTIGDFFGDPWMEWLNVHELAHSWWGDWLTCADWRELWLNESLATYGEFVWADETYGEAFLDQYRSEADWALFYAGALYDNPVAFSRTVYDGGAMVLHMLRYVTGDDAFFAGLAGYRQAFAGGAATTEGFKAAMETAWGNDLDWFFEQWVYGANRPRFQYQWQAASGPAVRLTVTQEHSNAPYFRTPMDVRVETVAGTEDHRIWLDAAAEQTVEVPVTAAPTGVVLDPGRRILSYLSPAAEPDIDLGPDFPDLDAGLILRGETASIVVPITNTGGSELIISAIDSTSGAFRIAAPDQLPVALGAGEAINLVIDFSTSSTGDQSGYVLVASNDPSYPDGVAYLPVAGSVARFADPTLQAPAAASLGSVPIGGSGEASINVFNFGGAPLTLLGSISGDGFRLASAIPAAIEPAGSATLFIRFQPGQVGPHAGALVLATNDPARPEHVVSLSGTGIGAPRLEITPSTIDLGVVSVDGAATATIANTGTDDLVMTAIAADAPFTVPEFLIFPVVLGPGQSLPLEVGLAGAAPGPVRGLLAIASNDPSVPRAVVPLSAWVAGDPGELEAWAFPAAASTTGLGDAQWRSRAFLVNPNDGDIVVDLRFRPGDPGPDSPADLTLALPAGQQRTLEDLVAGLGHTGAGGIVLNASQPGLVAVSRTYADGDDGTYGQFIPALGREQELAGSATYVIGGLAANGGFHTNLGVLNLGPYPLSVEATLFAPDGSELARRTLNAQPYGYRQLTDVFQGVTATPLRGAFVEITAANPAARYLAFASVVDDGSHDPTLILPVAVEFGVAAPVNFGIPVVASNPGAHGTMWRSDVSVVSRAEQAVQIEANFVPAEPGSEIIVRDLQVPARSALELADIVRTTFETTGSGWIELVSSAPGVAVFSRTYNDDPSGTYGQSVPTLIPDDEILLGGDVAVLAGLSSADGFRTNLGITSFSPFDITVTVRAFRDDGELIGELDVVVPRSRFVQVERLLSEAFGFTGTAWATLTCDGSGVMYVAHASVIDGASGDPIYIPAVVREVAAGGP
- a CDS encoding PilZ domain-containing protein; the protein is MPGSGAIQVLVTRVDDATLQRVAETLRQIRVDLHRVRWDQTTLDLVQGTPFDVVIIGYPVSREALNRFLDAARTKGAACRRAGLVLITESVHSEAAQALIGRGANRVVTAEELENRLVTAVEDLASPAPRLPVRIPARVQLFADGRPLRLMAQVDDVSASGMLVRGVTQFPVGTVFGFEVVVPGEAKPIRGTAEIMRLTDPRREAVRGVGVRFVSFEGSDRLRLEMFIDRSLPQRARAGAD
- a CDS encoding methylated-DNA--[protein]-cysteine S-methyltransferase encodes the protein MNQAWDIVATPVGPLTVVVDGDGRLVQVRFGESRGAAGRDPGRCAEVSGQLLEYFGRQRRRFELQLAPDGSDFQQRVWREVAAIPYGETRSYGEVAGRLGGGAVARAVGLANATNPIPIVIPCHRVVGADGALVGYGGGLAVKAALLRLEGATLASLGQLTLDLG
- a CDS encoding tetratricopeptide repeat protein, yielding MLHLKARLAAGLAIVVAAGWGCGRGQPPATETAAPVAVVPITTGSEQALEAYLAGRGLQERLRGADARAEFEKAAAADPSFALAQLGLATTAATNQDFFAAAARAQQLAATASEGERLTIEAFMAGVNAQPDRQRELLESLQRSFPNDQRVQQQLANFHFFTRQDYGAAASHLERAIAIDPEFSPAYNLLGYARRFLGDLEAAEAAFRRYTELIPDEPNPHDSYAELLMKVGRFDESIAAYRRALEVDPGFVNAYVGIANDLIFKGEAPAARAELLRLEEVAQNDAQRRLAHLWSAASWLHEGDEEQALAEIRRATEVAAATSDLGAIAGDRNYEAEILLAAGRLDDAERAFRDGVDLAQRSDATAEVKQAAQRNLLHDLGRVAVARGELEQARRLSQQYRDEVAVSKVPFEEWQSHELDGLIAAASADWAGAAAELGQANQQNPLVLFAVARVLAEAGDAEGAQAACRRVVAFNQLNLNHGLVRPLALAMCGS